The Paenibacillus wynnii DNA window TTGCCGAAGTATTCAAACAATTGCTGGCTGATTTCCCGGAACTGAATACCAAAGAGAATATGGAATATGTGTATCGCACCATCGACCGTGCAGTGGAGCTGGAGACCAATTGGGCGCATTACACCCTGACTAATGTAAGGGGCATTGACCTGAATGAGCTTGGCGATTACATCAAATATACCGCGAACAAACGTCTTACGCTGATGGGTATGGAAAAAGCATACGCGGGTGTCGATGTGAACTGTATGCCGTGGATCAAGCCTTTCTCGGATGATGCACTGAACGCCACTAAAACGGATTTCTTTGAAGCCAAGTCCCGCAACTACGGCAAGGTCGGCGATGATAACGGGTTTGACGATTTGTAAAGTAACATTAGAAGTAAGGGATGCTTTTTAGTTGTATTTTATACACCTATATGGGATGATTTAAGCTATATTTCACTAATAAGTGTAGTTTGTACAACTAAAAGTTAAGAATTACCTGTTATATGACCTTTTCCCGCCAAATAGCTGCACTAAGTGCAATTAAGTAGCTTTTAATACGTACACAGTGATTTTAATTGCACAAACTGCAACTAAATAGAGAGCAGAGTAGCAGCCTTAACTCACCGTGCTCACCGTACACACAATTTCAGTTCCATCACGATCACATAACTTTTAAAAAAGCCCCTTCCTGCCTGAAATCAGGTCGAAGGGGCCTTTTGCTTTTTACTTTAGGAATCTGTAAGGGGCTATATCCCCAACTTTTATCGCAAAGCTCTATGTTTTATTTCCTCGGTTAACTCCTGCAAGGCTTCACTTAAACGCAGCTTCAGCTCATCTGCAAGCTCTACCTCGCCAAGATCATTACGGACAGCCTGAGAGTCCACTGCATATACACCGCCCAGAATATATCGTGCGCCAAGCACAGACAACACCGGCTTCAACGCATAATCAATCGAGAGTAGATGTGCAAGACTGCCGCCCATGAAAAGCGGAAGTACAATTTTGCCGGCTAAGCCTTTTTGCGGGACAAGGTCTAAGAAGGTCTTGAGTACACCGGTATAGGAGGCTTTGTACACAGGGCTTACAACAATAACAGCGTCCGCTTCTGCTACTAGTCCGTTGGCTTTTACAATGTGTTCACTTTCAAACTTGGTATGAATCAAGTCCTCTGCCGGGAGCTCCACTACATTAATCCGATCGACCTCAAGACCATTGTCCCTTAAGTGGTCCTCCGCATACTCAATCACAGAGTTGATACGGGATACCATAGAGGGTGTTCCGTTAATAACTACAATTTTAGCCACTGCTTCCACCTCTTCTATCACTTTTATGGGCTGTATCAATAATTCCGACAAAAATACTATAGATTAGTTAATGATGATCGTAACAAAAAGGACACATAGTTGTCAAACTCCCTTGCATCCGCTGTTATACTACGATATACTAAGCGGCAATAATACATTTAATCAGGCCAATGAACGGCATCCAACCGTGAGGCGTCTACGACCGGAGCACAAGTGTTATGCTCTCTAAGTTCACCGGGATTCGCCCGTTACAGCGATAACCAAAGAGGTTCGGATCTCCTGTAAGATAGGGGTTCGTTCAACCTGGGTGGCACCGCGAGCTAACGCTCCTCGTCCCATGGATGAGGGGCGTTTTTTGTATTTTTTTAGAGAAACGGGCGCAAGTTCTACTAGAACAGCGCAGCTGTTTCATCTTCTGACAAAAGGGGCGAACGGTATGCTGGACATGAACTGGATTAGAGAAAATGCGGAGTTGGTTAGAAAGACTGCGGAGTGGAAAAGAATGGAGCTGCCTTTGGATGATTTATTGGAATGGGATAACAAACGGCGGGCTTTGCGGCAGACAACGGAAGTGCAGCGGGCGCTGCGTAATAATCTGACCAAAGACGTAGAACAGCTTATAAGGCAGGGGGATAAAGGAGCCACTGAGACCCTCAAAGAACAAGTACGGGAAATAAACAATAGTCTGACTGCGCTTGACGCAGAGCTTATTGAAGCGGACCGAAACTGCCGGGAGCTGCTGTTAAAGGTACCCAACCCGGTATCGGATGATACGCCCATAGGGCGGGATGACAGCCAGAATGTTAAGATCCGCCAGGTAGGTGTACTGCCTGAATTCACGTATACACCACGAGACCATGTAGAGCTTGGAGAATTGCATGATATGATCGATATTCCACGCGGTGTCAAAGCAGGCGGCCCCCGAAGCTATGTCCTTAAAGGAGCGGGCCTCTACCTTCACCTTGCGGTACAACGGCTTGC harbors:
- the ssuE gene encoding NADPH-dependent FMN reductase; the protein is MAKIVVINGTPSMVSRINSVIEYAEDHLRDNGLEVDRINVVELPAEDLIHTKFESEHIVKANGLVAEADAVIVVSPVYKASYTGVLKTFLDLVPQKGLAGKIVLPLFMGGSLAHLLSIDYALKPVLSVLGARYILGGVYAVDSQAVRNDLGEVELADELKLRLSEALQELTEEIKHRALR